From Candidatus Poribacteria bacterium:
GCAATATCCACGGATCGCTGATCTGGGTCTACTACATCTGTATTATCGCAGCACTTTGGGGTACTTTGCAGGCGCTGCCTGAAATCTACGCTCGTGTATCGCAAGAATTTTTCCAAGCGATTTGGCCCAACCGAGAGTGGAATTACGATAAAATTCGGCGTTATGTCTGTGTCTATATCTTTATAACCACGTTTGTCATTGTTTGGCTCAATATTCCGTTCGATATTCTCACGCAGATTGCCGGATTTATCTTGGCGAACCTATCAATCGCACTGATGATGCTTGGTGCGCTATATTTGAATTTCAAACTGCCCGCTGCCTATCGAACACGGTGGCCAATGTTGCTCGGCGCGATCGTGTCAGCAGCGATTCTGATAGTTTTCGCAGGAATTAGTGGCTGGGGGTTGATCGGGAAGTTGTTTGGGGCTGGATACGAGCGGTAGTTGGGGCGCCAATTAATGCCGCCCCAACTACCTTTGATTCCTATTGCACCGGTAGGTGATAACCGTCTTTCATCACCTTGATCTGGTAGAGGCTGTTCCCCGATGTAACATATAGGGTTTTGCTCTCATCCCCACGACCAAACGCAACATTGGTCGGAAGTTCCGGTGTCGTTGGGATATATGCCAGTTCCTCCCCTTCAGGCGAGTAGACAACGATCCCCGGTCGAGTGGTATCGCGCACAGCAACGTAAAGGTTTCCGTCTACATCGACGACCAGTCCATCAGGTCCATCTTGTGGCGCGTAGTCAACCAATACTTTCCGAAACATAGCAATTCCGTCTTCCGCTAAATCGTACGCCAGCAAGGCCATACGCCCTCTATGAAGCGGTGTCTCTTCGGGTATTCGACCAATGCCGGTCATTCCGTTGTCATTGCTGACCACATATAGTGACTTTTG
This genomic window contains:
- a CDS encoding SMP-30/gluconolactonase/LRE family protein — protein: GRRVTRTDMTTGKSEIIAGLYEGRPFNAPNDITIDEKGRIYFSDPRYLGHEPIDQPIMAVYRIDPDGSIHRIVTDAGKPNGVAVSPDQKSLYVVSNDNGMTGIGRIPEETPLHRGRMALLAYDLAEDGIAMFRKVLVDYAPQDGPDGLVVDVDGNLYVAVRDTTRPGIVVYSPEGEELAYIPTTPELPTNVAFGRGDESKTLYVTSGNSLYQIKVMKDGYHLPVQ